GGTGAATAGCAATAtccaaattttaatgtttccaacTCGTAATCATCTATCTCCGGGGTTCGGAtggttcgggtttatgattttagagagagaattttcaatttttgatcaaaattatgagaatggCGAAAAAGTCCAAATAGAAACGGTAACTAGTAAAAAGAAGCGGTATTAGCAACCcactaaataaatatatacatgataaaaaaaaattcacaaacataCTTTGTTTTTTTGAGAAATTCGTGAACATAGTTTATTGTCCAAAAATATATGATAAATAAAGCATAATTGAAAGAAGGAAATTACATATCAcaaataaatatgatatttgGACATGATCAATTATTAAGGTCTGGAACTCTTCAACGGGTCCAAATGTGCTCCATCAAATTCGTTTTGAGTTTATGATGCATGGTTCTATCACATATGCTTATATTGAGATATACCTGAAAATCTATATTATGTCCTTATAGAATGTTTCCGTTAACTCTTGGTTGAAATTCTTCATCGGGAAAGTTTATGGAGTAAGTGTTTCGTTCATCTTTAACAATCATGTTATGCAATATGACACAATCTTCCGGAACATCGTGGATTTTACGTTTATACCAACTTCGTGTTGGTCCACGAACTATTGCAAAACATGCTTGGAGTACTTTGAATGCTCGTTCGACGTCTTTTCTGGCACTATCGTGCCTTTGTTTGAAACATGACCTCTTAGGCTCATGGGGATGTGAAATGTTTTTCATAAATGCAGCCCATTCAAGATATATACCATGTAAGGTAGTATCCTAGCTGTACTCGATCTCGTTAATAGTGAATTGAACTTTTATAACTCTTCCACGTGAACTCTCTCAGAACAAATTCGAACGACTTAACACATTCAAGTCGTTGTTTGATCCGGCCACCCCAAAATATGCATGTCATATCCATAGATCGACGAATGCTTCAAACATGATTATGTCCATGATCTCATCGTATGTATTGCCCTTTCCATCCAACTAGACAATTCTTCCAGGCCAAGGGCATTATATCAAGACTTCCAAGGATGCAGGAAACTAATGTGAGTGAAAATGAACACACATTGTGCCAACTGGTGCTTTGAACTCACCGATGAAATACTCTTTGAATGAGTATCTGATTTTGTTCTTGAAATCATTATTAAGAGATCTAGATTGAAATATCATAATAAGAAAGAAAACAATTTGATCAAAGAACACAAAGAATCAAacaaagaaaatgaaagaaattgaaaaatcaATTTCTGAATTCAGATTGAACAAAACAAAAGAGATTAGTACAAAGCTTTTTCTGATACCATAAcaaatctgaagaaagataaaaGGAACTTCATCGAATCTAACAGAAGTTAGAGTAGAAATACATagaagagaaaaatgaagaagataaCCCAAATTTGGTTGTTAAGCTATTACAATCTaaaaggttatatatatatatacatgatatCCTAATCTTATTACACATGTCTACTCCCTATTCTTTTCAATTCTTCCTCCTCATACCTCTAAATCTTACCTTTCTACACTTAAACCTTGGTAATAAGCCATTTGGCTCGCTAGAAGAGGCTCTTTAACTATGCTTATCACTTCATTTTGTTCATCTTCATTGGATTGCGAGTAAATTACACAGTAGAAACCTACCACGATTATGGTTGCTCCTATTACACTGCAAAAAGGACATGAATTAGCCATTAGATTCACCCTAGGTAGGGTGTCAAACATCATCCACATGTTCTTTTATgatggattaaaaaaaaaacacaaatatggGTTCCTGAGAGATCATAATTACCTCCCAAAATAAACAGTGTCACCCAAAAACATGACACTAATAAGTACAGAAATGGCAATCCCCAAGGGTTTGAACATGGCCACGAAAACAGGCCCTTTCTTATGTATGCACCATGTTGCCACACCATATGTCACCACATTCCCAAATACAGCCTAAAAGAGAAAAACACAGACATACTACATGTTAGTAGATTATTTGCCTCTCTGTAATACAAGTAATTAAATGGAAAACAATCATCACCAGACTCTCGTGGTTTTGGTGGATTGagtcttgatcttttattttaatacaacaggttttttatcattattttttttatcacattaaacTCGTACTTGCCAAGTTATTTAGTTATAAATATCTAGTTTGTTAAAAGAGTATTATTCATTTCATCTATAtctaaatttgtattttttaccgtttaaaATAAGGTTCTTGTAACCCTATAGTTAGATCacacatataaaataaaaatactgCTTTATAACTGTTAAAAATCGAAGATGAAATGTATAACTCTATATTATCCAAGTTTCATGTTCAAAGATGACTTGATATGTTGAAATAAAAGATCATGCCTAAGTTCATGGCCATGAAGTATATGCTtactgtcatggaaccgattgaactaaaagctcgaactgatagttaaggtccaatcatagatcttatattaatctccgacacacCTCCACACGTAAATGCCCCTTGagcttgcagcgtgcacaacacaggcacatcccgccatgtgttttaattccacaaattaatgaggttgaaccctcgaccgtttggtcctagaggctctgataccatgtcaactaaaagctcgaactgatagttaaggcccaatcatagatcttatattaatctccgacactTACCGAGTAGACGACAGAGATGAGCTCAATATCAGATTTCAATTTCCAAGCATCTGGGTTCTTCTCTGCTATTAAGGAAACCACTGCACATTGGATGGTCCCAAATAGGCAATAGAAAGAAACTATAGTCATCTCTGATGGGTACTCTTTAAGAATTGCTGTCTTCAGATATAGTTTAATCAATCAGTCACATTTGCACTCTAATTAAACATcaccaaaaaatatatatatatttaaaatatcacATTAcctgaaaaataataaacactGAGAGAGATACACTAGAAATTGTAATGAAAAGGCCTCCAATGACCCAAGAATATTTTGCTGTCACGAACATGGAAGAGGATGATCCTGATTGATCTGATGAAAAATTTATGCTACTTACTGGAGGACCTTTATAGAATATCACAATTAATGCTCCTAACATTGATACCAAAGTTCCTACCACTTTAAACTTCCTTCTTGAACTTCTCAAATCTAACTTCTCCATCCTAAAAAAAGCCACTTCAGTTTTGTAATATCTGTTATATGGGtgttgagaaagagaaagagaaagcaaaCCTGAAGATGACAGCAAGTATGAAAGTAAAGGCAGGGACTAATTGGCCAATGGCAGAAGCAAGGGTAGGAGAAGTGTAGCTTATTCCTGTGAATACGCAATTTTGCGTAATAGTAATCCTACATACATACATCAAAATACTTCATCACTACCAAATCCATAAATGggataaaagaaaagcaagtCCATGTCTGAATTCAAGAACATACCCAGCAAGGCTTAGGAGGAAGAACTTGCATAGGATGGAGTAGGTCAGAGGAGGTCTATTCGCTCTACATATAAAAAGGGCAAGGAATTAACTGAACAAGATGAAAAAAAACACACTAGGAAGTGTATGTAGATAGACCtctaaaaaaagggcggccAAGCCttacaacaacgtttaccgttgcgccaaagCTCACCCTCTTATGTAGATAGACCTCTAAAATAAGAAATTGTGAAATTCTATCTTTAGTAACAAAACAAATTGTGAAATTCTATCTTTAGTAACAAAACATAGACCAATTTGGATGCAAGTAACATAATTCATAAAACAAGACTCCTATCTTAATCTTGGGACGTATACAGGACATCACAAGATGCCGATATACCCTCAGCCTTTTGAAACCACCCCTTATAGGGGCAGTCGTTCCACTTATGAGCGGTTCAATGTTTGGTTTAATAAAAGTTCGTTCATGTTTCagctcgat
The DNA window shown above is from Euphorbia lathyris chromosome 1, ddEupLath1.1, whole genome shotgun sequence and carries:
- the LOC136231059 gene encoding WAT1-related protein At4g15540-like isoform X1, which gives rise to MATKSSLSRMLPFAAMVTLECLDTGINTLGKAAMSEGISHFVLVVYSNALATLIMFFTSFICNNRANRPPLTYSILCKFFLLSLAGITITQNCVFTGISYTSPTLASAIGQLVPAFTFILAVIFRMEKLDLRSSRRKFKVVGTLVSMLGALIVIFYKGPPVSSINFSSDQSGSSSSMFVTAKYSWVIGGLFITISSVSLSVFIIFQTAILKEYPSEMTIVSFYCLFGTIQCAVVSLIAEKNPDAWKLKSDIELISVVYSAVFGNVVTYGVATWCIHKKGPVFVAMFKPLGIAISVLISVMFLGDTVYFGSVIGATIIVVGFYCVIYSQSNEDEQNEVISIVKEPLLASQMAYYQGLSVER
- the LOC136231059 gene encoding WAT1-related protein At5g40230-like isoform X3; the encoded protein is MATKSSLSRMLPFAAMVTLECLDTGINTLGKAAMSEGISHFVLVVYSNALATLIMFFTSFICNNRANRPPLTYSILCKFFLLSLAGITITQNCVFTGISYTSPTLASAIGQLVPAFTFILAVIFRMEKLDLRSSRRKFKVVGTLVSMLGALIVIFYKGPPVSSINFSSDQSGSSSSMFVTAKYSWVIGGLFITISSVSLSVFIIFQAVFGNVVTYGVATWCIHKKGPVFVAMFKPLGIAISVLISVMFLGDTVYFGSVIGATIIVVGFYCVIYSQSNEDEQNEVISIVKEPLLASQMAYYQGLSVER
- the LOC136231059 gene encoding WAT1-related protein At5g40240-like isoform X2, producing MATKSSLSRMLPFAAMVTLECLDTGINTLGKAAMSEGISHFVLVVYSNALATLIMFFTSFICNNRITITQNCVFTGISYTSPTLASAIGQLVPAFTFILAVIFRMEKLDLRSSRRKFKVVGTLVSMLGALIVIFYKGPPVSSINFSSDQSGSSSSMFVTAKYSWVIGGLFITISSVSLSVFIIFQTAILKEYPSEMTIVSFYCLFGTIQCAVVSLIAEKNPDAWKLKSDIELISVVYSAVFGNVVTYGVATWCIHKKGPVFVAMFKPLGIAISVLISVMFLGDTVYFGSVIGATIIVVGFYCVIYSQSNEDEQNEVISIVKEPLLASQMAYYQGLSVER